A genomic stretch from Luteolibacter flavescens includes:
- a CDS encoding polynucleotide kinase-phosphatase, producing the protein MTIRIPELSLVLLIGPSGSGKSTFARKHFKPTEVVSSDVCRGMVSDDENDQSVTPQAFELLNFILRQRLALAKLTVVDATNLNPEDRAKLVAIAREYHALPSAIVFRIDESICHERNAKRPDRDFGPQVIKRQFGQLRRGVRGLKNEGFRSVTHLRSPEEVDAVTGIQRDPLWNNRRDDHGPFDIIGDVHGCYDELRTLIGKLGYGVEGHVASHPEGRRLVFVGDLVDRGPDSPNVLRLVMASMDAGTALCVPGNHDVKFLRWLNGKKVQPTHGLADTIAQLQADPIDQRDLIKVLDGLVSHFVFDNGKLVVAHAGLKESMQGRGSGKVREFCLYGDTTGERDEYGLPERLDWASDYRGKALVVYGHTPFTAPRWLNHTVNIDTGCCFGGALTALRYPELETVSVPAQRMYAEPARPLREEPTAAQLANDRLLDLDDLRGKRQIHTSLRPAVTVREENVLAALEVMSRFAVDPRWLIYLPPTMSPCGTSEVEGWLERPEEAFDYYRQQGIAHVVCEEKHMGSRAVAVVCRDPAVAISRFGVRQERRGVIYTRTGRPFFNDMALEQALLDRLAAALETSGLWDELATDWLCLDCELMPWSVKARDLIQSQYASVAAAGEAHSAMLSAMLSAMLGRAMSGDHLEADAKAMLAPLLERSEARAGMLDRYRRAYRHYCWDVVRLEDLKLAPFHFLAGEGGAFHDRDHLWHMAHAGRLQAADPELFPATRWREVDLSDDAAVADATAWWEALTESGGEGMVVKPREFVAKGLRGIAQPAVKCRGREYLRIIYGPEYDAPENLARLRQRGLGHKRSMAEREFVLGLEALDRFTAMRPLREVHECVLAVLAMESEPVDPRL; encoded by the coding sequence ATGACCATCCGCATTCCAGAGCTGTCGCTCGTTCTTCTCATCGGTCCTTCGGGGTCGGGGAAGTCCACGTTCGCGCGGAAGCATTTCAAGCCGACCGAGGTGGTGTCCTCGGACGTGTGCCGCGGGATGGTGTCGGACGACGAGAATGACCAGTCGGTGACGCCGCAGGCCTTCGAGCTGCTGAATTTCATCCTGCGGCAGCGGCTCGCGCTCGCGAAGCTGACCGTGGTGGATGCGACGAACCTGAATCCGGAGGACCGGGCGAAGCTGGTCGCCATCGCGCGCGAATATCATGCGCTGCCCTCGGCGATCGTCTTCCGCATCGACGAGTCGATCTGCCACGAGCGCAATGCGAAGCGGCCGGACCGGGACTTCGGCCCGCAGGTGATCAAGCGGCAGTTCGGGCAGTTGCGGCGCGGCGTGCGCGGGCTGAAGAACGAGGGCTTCCGGAGCGTGACCCATCTTCGCAGCCCGGAGGAGGTCGATGCCGTCACGGGCATCCAGCGCGATCCGCTGTGGAACAACCGGCGCGACGATCACGGGCCCTTCGACATCATCGGCGATGTCCACGGTTGCTACGATGAGCTTCGTACTTTGATCGGGAAACTCGGCTACGGGGTCGAGGGTCACGTAGCCAGTCATCCGGAGGGGCGACGTCTCGTCTTTGTGGGTGACCTCGTGGACCGCGGGCCGGATTCGCCGAATGTGCTGAGGCTGGTGATGGCATCCATGGATGCCGGCACGGCGCTCTGCGTGCCGGGGAATCACGACGTGAAATTCCTGCGCTGGCTGAATGGCAAGAAGGTCCAGCCGACGCACGGCCTGGCCGACACCATCGCCCAGCTCCAGGCGGATCCCATCGATCAACGCGATCTCATCAAGGTGCTCGACGGTCTGGTCAGTCACTTCGTCTTTGACAATGGGAAGCTGGTGGTCGCTCACGCAGGACTAAAGGAGAGCATGCAGGGGCGCGGTTCGGGCAAGGTCCGCGAATTCTGCCTCTACGGTGACACCACCGGCGAACGCGATGAATACGGGTTGCCGGAGCGCCTCGACTGGGCGAGCGATTACCGGGGGAAGGCGCTGGTCGTCTATGGGCACACGCCCTTCACCGCGCCGCGCTGGCTGAATCACACGGTGAACATCGACACCGGCTGCTGCTTCGGCGGCGCGCTCACGGCGCTGCGTTATCCCGAGCTGGAGACGGTGTCGGTGCCCGCACAGAGGATGTATGCGGAGCCCGCGCGGCCATTGCGCGAGGAGCCCACGGCGGCCCAGCTTGCCAATGACCGCTTGCTCGATCTGGACGACCTGCGCGGCAAGCGCCAGATCCACACCTCGCTCCGCCCGGCCGTGACGGTGAGGGAGGAAAACGTGCTCGCCGCGCTGGAAGTGATGAGCCGCTTCGCCGTCGATCCGCGCTGGCTGATCTACCTGCCGCCCACGATGTCGCCCTGCGGGACGAGCGAGGTGGAGGGATGGCTGGAGCGACCGGAGGAGGCCTTCGACTACTATCGCCAGCAGGGCATCGCCCACGTCGTCTGCGAGGAAAAGCACATGGGCTCGCGCGCCGTGGCCGTGGTCTGCCGAGATCCCGCGGTGGCCATCTCGCGCTTCGGCGTGAGGCAGGAGAGGCGCGGTGTGATCTACACGCGCACCGGCAGGCCGTTCTTCAATGACATGGCGCTGGAGCAGGCGCTGCTGGATCGCCTCGCGGCCGCGCTTGAGACGTCCGGACTATGGGACGAGCTGGCGACCGATTGGCTGTGCCTCGATTGCGAGCTCATGCCGTGGTCGGTGAAGGCGCGCGATCTCATCCAGTCGCAGTATGCCTCCGTCGCTGCGGCGGGCGAGGCCCACTCGGCGATGCTCTCGGCCATGCTCTCGGCCATGCTGGGCCGTGCGATGTCCGGCGATCATCTGGAGGCGGATGCCAAGGCGATGCTGGCCCCGCTGCTGGAGCGGAGCGAGGCGCGGGCCGGCATGCTGGATCGCTACCGCCGCGCCTACCGGCACTACTGCTGGGACGTGGTTCGGCTGGAAGACCTGAAGCTCGCGCCCTTCCACTTCCTCGCGGGGGAAGGCGGCGCGTTTCATGACCGCGATCACCTCTGGCACATGGCCCACGCCGGGCGTCTGCAAGCTGCCGATCCCGAGCTCTTTCCCGCGACGCGATGGCGCGAGGTGGATCTCTCGGATGACGCCGCGGTGGCGGATGCGACCGCATGGTGGGAGGCACTCACGGAGTCCGGCGGCGAGGGCATGGTGGTGAAGCCCAGGGAATTCGTCGCGAAGGGCCTGCGTGGCATCGCGCAGCCCGCCGTGAAATGCCGCGGCCGCGAATACCTGCGCATCATCTACGGGCCGGAATACGACGCGCCGGAGAATCTCGCACGTCTGCGCCAGCGCGGGCTGGGGCACAAGCGCTCGATGGCGGAGCGGGAATTCGTGCTCGGGCTGGAGGCGCTCGACCGCTTCACGGCCATGCGCCCGCTGCGGGAGGTGCACGAGTGCGTGCTGGCGGTGCTCGCGATGGAAAGCGAGCCGGTTGATCCCCGGCTCTGA
- a CDS encoding metal-dependent hydrolase gives MDSLTQLALGAVVGELVLGRQLGRRSIAWGALFGTLPDLDVVFAWVLPTAGDLVLHRGISHSIFLIGLLTWLLSKPLANRWKKDKVTRQRAAWFIFLAWGTHVLIDVFTVYGTGVLDPLPLPRVSTDNLAIIDPIFTIPLLVAVIIGLFVKPKEWKKGKGIRAAAWCTGISSFYVILSIWAKFSVSRAVEADLARREVTWQRKMEAPTIFNIMLWRALVDRPGEIWVGYRSVFDPADQPIRWTVVPKREEVIAAHADAREVKIVKWFSKNWLIARESADGIWLADMRFAEMRSWDERGVAFRYPFTWTFEPGSSKDRLRYQGRDARDPAEMLRRMGRRITGENGAWEGNARMIAPVLSLQEYLESR, from the coding sequence GTGGATTCGCTCACGCAGTTGGCGCTCGGCGCGGTGGTTGGCGAGCTGGTGCTAGGGCGCCAGCTCGGACGGCGTTCCATCGCGTGGGGCGCGCTCTTCGGCACGCTGCCGGATCTCGATGTTGTCTTCGCATGGGTGCTCCCGACCGCCGGGGATCTGGTGCTGCACCGCGGCATCTCGCACTCCATCTTCCTCATCGGCCTGTTGACCTGGCTGCTGTCCAAGCCGCTCGCGAACCGCTGGAAGAAGGACAAGGTGACCCGCCAGCGCGCCGCCTGGTTCATCTTCCTAGCATGGGGCACCCACGTGCTGATAGATGTCTTCACGGTCTATGGCACCGGCGTGCTGGATCCGCTGCCGCTGCCGCGCGTCTCGACGGACAATCTCGCGATCATCGATCCCATCTTCACGATCCCTCTTCTGGTGGCGGTCATCATCGGCCTCTTCGTGAAGCCGAAGGAGTGGAAGAAAGGGAAGGGCATCCGCGCTGCGGCGTGGTGCACTGGCATCAGCTCGTTCTACGTGATCCTTAGTATTTGGGCGAAGTTCTCGGTGAGCCGTGCCGTCGAGGCGGACCTGGCGAGGCGCGAGGTGACGTGGCAGCGGAAGATGGAAGCGCCCACCATCTTCAATATCATGCTGTGGCGGGCCCTGGTGGATCGACCCGGCGAGATCTGGGTCGGCTACCGCTCGGTCTTCGATCCCGCGGACCAGCCGATCCGCTGGACCGTGGTGCCAAAGCGGGAGGAGGTCATCGCAGCCCATGCCGATGCGCGCGAAGTGAAGATCGTGAAGTGGTTTTCCAAGAATTGGCTCATCGCCCGCGAGTCCGCCGATGGCATCTGGCTCGCCGACATGCGCTTCGCGGAGATGCGGAGCTGGGACGAGCGCGGCGTGGCCTTTCGCTATCCCTTCACATGGACCTTCGAGCCCGGCAGCTCGAAGGACCGCCTGCGCTACCAAGGCCGCGACGCCCGCGATCCGGCGGAGATGCTGCGCCGCATGGGCCGGCGGATCACCGGCGAGAATGGCGCGTGGGAAGGAAATGCCCGCATGATCGCGCCCGTGCTATCGCTCCAGGAATATCTGGAGAGCCGCTGA
- a CDS encoding ATP-binding protein — protein MISIRWRLTLLLCLAIGTLFIATGIGVFVAMKELLQSQFDETLTAKARALITASEIDSGDFEIDLTVQDFAGFGKEGNDYFEIRRMSGKRFMRSPSLISDQKDIGNFADIKKPTDDEPRIREGKFANGKAAHFYVQRFYPKDDKKKLHQDLYLIVASPTGSMDLQFALLTTVLAIAGTAALFLMVPIIRLGLGRGLKPLNQLAADVGRIQPEKLDQRLEVKRLPAELIPVAERLNEWLGRLEASFDRERRFSSHAAHELRTPLAELKSMAELGAMWPEEATSERCAEMVTVANELEALLEKLSLLARADAGRQPVQREPIDLEATLATAVSRVEARATQRRLRVDTRVSPGSFTSDPILWSTILQNLLGNAVSHAPEGSDIVVEASPRNLAVSNPAPGLSEEDLDRLFERFWRKDESRSGYGHSGLGLSIVKACVTLLGGECRASLTADRRFRVEVTFPS, from the coding sequence ATGATCTCGATCCGCTGGCGTCTCACCCTCCTGCTGTGCCTGGCGATCGGCACGCTCTTCATCGCCACCGGCATCGGTGTCTTCGTGGCGATGAAGGAGCTGCTGCAGTCGCAGTTCGACGAGACGCTCACGGCGAAGGCGCGCGCGCTGATCACCGCATCGGAGATCGACAGCGGGGACTTCGAGATCGACCTCACCGTCCAGGACTTCGCGGGATTCGGGAAGGAGGGGAACGACTACTTCGAGATCCGCCGCATGAGCGGGAAGCGCTTCATGCGCTCGCCCTCGCTCATCTCCGACCAAAAGGACATCGGCAATTTCGCCGACATCAAGAAGCCCACCGACGACGAGCCGCGCATCCGCGAAGGGAAATTCGCCAACGGGAAAGCCGCACACTTCTACGTGCAGCGCTTCTACCCGAAGGACGACAAGAAGAAGCTCCACCAGGACCTCTACCTCATCGTGGCCAGTCCCACCGGGAGCATGGACCTGCAGTTCGCGCTGCTGACCACCGTGCTCGCCATCGCGGGTACAGCGGCCTTGTTCCTGATGGTCCCGATCATCCGGCTCGGACTCGGGCGCGGCCTGAAGCCGCTGAACCAGCTCGCCGCCGACGTGGGCCGCATCCAGCCGGAGAAGCTGGACCAGCGGCTGGAGGTGAAGCGCCTGCCCGCCGAGCTGATCCCCGTGGCGGAGCGGCTGAATGAGTGGCTCGGCCGCCTTGAGGCATCCTTTGATCGCGAGCGTCGCTTCAGCAGCCACGCGGCCCATGAGCTCCGCACGCCGCTGGCCGAGCTGAAAAGCATGGCGGAGCTCGGTGCCATGTGGCCGGAGGAGGCCACCTCCGAGCGCTGCGCCGAGATGGTGACCGTGGCCAATGAACTGGAGGCACTGCTGGAAAAGCTCTCGCTGCTCGCCCGCGCGGACGCCGGCCGACAGCCGGTGCAGCGCGAGCCCATCGATCTGGAGGCCACGCTCGCCACCGCCGTCTCGCGCGTGGAGGCGCGTGCGACACAACGCCGCCTGCGGGTGGACACGCGGGTTTCTCCGGGATCATTCACCAGCGACCCCATCCTCTGGAGCACGATTCTCCAGAATCTGTTAGGCAATGCCGTGTCCCACGCGCCGGAGGGCTCGGACATCGTGGTCGAGGCCTCGCCGCGCAACCTCGCCGTCTCAAATCCCGCGCCCGGCCTCAGTGAAGAAGACCTCGACCGGCTCTTCGAGCGCTTCTGGCGGAAGGATGAGTCGCGCAGCGGCTACGGCCACTCGGGCCTCGGCCTCTCCATCGTGAAGGCCTGCGTCACCCTGCTCGGCGGTGAATGCCGGGCGAGCCTGACCGCCGACCGCAGATTCCGCGTGGAGGTGACATTTCCTTCCTAG
- a CDS encoding response regulator transcription factor: protein MRLLVIEDAPRLRDTLGKALTRLGHAVDLAVDGEEGDVMGRATKYDAVVLDRMMPGKDGLEVLRGWRRDGIDTPVLLLTALDGVEEKVRGLGDGADDYLTKPFALAELVARLEALARRRYAQPDPKLKVGPLEIDTAAKSVSREGEAIPLTAREFALLEVLARRPGQVLSREQIEGHLYAELDGPLSNAVDSAICSLRRKVCPPGAPALIHTRRGLGYVLEA from the coding sequence ATGAGACTGCTAGTCATAGAAGACGCGCCCCGGCTGCGGGACACGCTGGGTAAGGCGCTGACCCGCCTGGGCCACGCCGTCGATCTCGCCGTGGATGGCGAGGAGGGCGACGTGATGGGCCGCGCCACGAAATACGATGCCGTGGTGCTCGACCGCATGATGCCCGGCAAGGACGGGCTGGAGGTCCTGCGCGGCTGGCGGCGCGATGGCATCGATACCCCGGTGCTGCTGCTCACCGCGCTGGATGGCGTGGAGGAAAAGGTCCGCGGCCTGGGTGACGGTGCGGACGACTATCTCACGAAGCCCTTCGCGCTCGCCGAGCTGGTCGCACGGCTGGAGGCGCTCGCGCGGCGGCGCTATGCGCAGCCGGATCCGAAGCTGAAGGTGGGGCCGCTGGAAATCGACACCGCGGCGAAATCCGTCAGCCGCGAGGGCGAGGCCATCCCGCTGACCGCCCGTGAATTCGCCCTGCTGGAAGTGCTCGCCCGCCGCCCCGGCCAGGTGCTGAGCCGCGAGCAGATCGAGGGACATCTCTACGCCGAACTGGATGGCCCGCTGAGCAATGCAGTGGACTCCGCCATCTGCTCGCTGCGCCGGAAGGTCTGCCCGCCGGGCGCGCCCGCGCTCATCCACACCCGCCGCGGCCTCGGCTACGTGCTCGAAGCATGA
- a CDS encoding DUF3616 domain-containing protein has translation MKANRPANLRPGTLAALALAALLPVACAQTGASTDTGSPRLEILDDEWQLAGFENSLDLSGIAAASKTHVLVGSDEMFHVQPGVVDFAKQRIESKRPIALPIESTGKKQEVDIEGVAFSPDDNAYYVVGSHGLGKKKGDFQPDRHSIYQVPVDPATGVVKRDGIRRASLLPWLEKTPRVEPHLKQPLQQNGLNIEGLTWSGGKLWFGLRAPNQDGRGLVLELAPGQLFDGGKPAPMKVHEIAISKGRGIREIAAVKDGFIVLTGNASAEASKKIPVTAAPGPDTRFELLHWNGRDSNARNLGRLPENGGKGEALLVLDDTDSHIEMLVIFDGLPGGEPMSVRIHR, from the coding sequence GTGAAAGCGAACCGCCCTGCAAATCTCCGTCCCGGCACCCTGGCCGCGCTGGCCCTCGCTGCGCTGCTGCCGGTGGCCTGCGCCCAGACGGGTGCCAGCACCGATACCGGCTCACCACGCCTGGAAATCCTGGACGACGAGTGGCAGCTCGCGGGCTTCGAGAATTCGCTCGACCTCAGCGGCATCGCCGCCGCCAGCAAGACGCACGTGCTCGTCGGCAGCGATGAGATGTTCCACGTCCAGCCGGGCGTGGTCGACTTCGCGAAGCAGCGCATCGAGTCGAAGCGGCCTATCGCCCTGCCCATCGAGTCCACCGGCAAGAAGCAGGAAGTGGACATCGAGGGCGTGGCATTCTCGCCGGATGACAATGCCTACTACGTTGTCGGCTCCCACGGCCTCGGGAAGAAGAAGGGCGACTTCCAGCCGGACCGCCACTCGATCTATCAGGTGCCCGTCGATCCCGCCACCGGCGTGGTGAAGAGGGACGGCATCCGCCGCGCGAGCCTGCTGCCATGGCTGGAAAAGACGCCTCGGGTCGAGCCGCACCTCAAGCAACCGCTTCAGCAAAACGGGCTGAACATCGAGGGCCTGACCTGGTCAGGCGGGAAACTGTGGTTCGGCCTGCGCGCGCCGAACCAGGATGGCCGCGGCCTCGTGCTGGAGCTTGCCCCCGGGCAGCTCTTTGACGGTGGCAAGCCTGCTCCGATGAAGGTCCACGAAATCGCCATCAGCAAGGGCCGGGGCATCCGCGAGATCGCCGCGGTGAAGGACGGCTTCATCGTGCTGACCGGCAACGCGAGCGCCGAGGCATCGAAGAAGATCCCCGTCACCGCCGCCCCGGGACCGGACACCCGCTTCGAGCTGCTCCACTGGAACGGCCGCGATTCCAACGCGAGGAACCTGGGCCGCCTCCCGGAAAACGGCGGCAAGGGCGAGGCCCTGCTCGTGCTGGATGACACCGACAGCCACATCGAGATGCTCGTCATCTTCGACGGATTGCCAGGCGGCGAGCCGATGAGCGTCCGCATCCACCGCTGA
- a CDS encoding tetratricopeptide repeat protein: MTSRLLLLALACATALTSSCNKKKSDPGITVTHETEAERSESMKSAFSDSPQEGAKILDPSRPEHAEVDAFFTKLGIAARKGDMVAYQECLSVDAMVRHLEAKELISFRDDKQRAAFIKGAEGSMGKSAGNLSFDRHVISRLEETAPNQLLAYTRQYDNEFQTVTKMRWWLVKEDKAWRAYDFEELSQGVRASTMMGAVAGNLKGKIAPWMAPMTAMATAMQDLHSGDLVEKLTTVQKHAEEILKHSPPQEVEIVARQMVVTGLIMNGESEKVLEEIDALEKLPNPSPGIYFQKGLALAGLERFAEARTAYQTYADLLGWDSDAHEMMADAYYAEDKKAEALDHALKGLADNKESEGCLATASVSSGPEKVGELAPYFDAMPDPEVAYETAIDHALELEDEAVAKALLEMLKAKSPKSDLIEIYEEIFAEEAAGDDEEEEMEENAGEDRD; encoded by the coding sequence ATGACTTCACGCCTCCTGCTGCTCGCCCTGGCCTGCGCCACCGCGCTCACGTCGTCTTGCAACAAGAAGAAGAGCGACCCGGGCATCACCGTGACGCACGAGACCGAAGCGGAGCGCAGCGAAAGCATGAAGAGCGCCTTCAGCGACAGCCCGCAGGAGGGTGCGAAGATCCTCGACCCCTCGCGGCCGGAGCACGCCGAGGTGGATGCCTTCTTCACGAAACTCGGCATCGCGGCGAGGAAAGGCGACATGGTCGCCTACCAGGAATGCCTTTCCGTGGACGCCATGGTCCGGCATCTGGAGGCAAAGGAGCTGATCTCCTTCCGCGATGACAAACAGCGGGCGGCCTTCATCAAGGGCGCAGAGGGATCGATGGGCAAGTCGGCTGGAAACTTGTCCTTCGACCGCCACGTGATCTCACGGCTGGAGGAAACGGCACCGAACCAATTGCTGGCCTACACGCGTCAGTATGACAACGAGTTCCAGACCGTGACGAAGATGCGCTGGTGGCTGGTGAAGGAGGACAAGGCGTGGAGGGCCTATGACTTCGAAGAACTGAGCCAGGGCGTCCGCGCGAGCACGATGATGGGCGCGGTGGCTGGCAACCTGAAGGGCAAGATCGCCCCCTGGATGGCCCCGATGACGGCGATGGCGACCGCCATGCAGGACCTTCACTCGGGGGACCTGGTGGAGAAGCTGACCACCGTGCAAAAGCACGCCGAGGAGATCCTGAAGCATTCCCCACCTCAGGAGGTGGAGATCGTGGCCAGACAGATGGTTGTGACAGGTCTGATCATGAACGGAGAATCGGAGAAGGTGCTGGAGGAGATCGATGCTCTGGAGAAGCTGCCAAATCCCTCCCCCGGCATTTATTTCCAGAAAGGCCTCGCCCTCGCAGGGCTGGAGCGCTTCGCCGAGGCGCGCACCGCCTACCAGACCTACGCCGACCTGCTCGGATGGGACAGCGACGCGCATGAGATGATGGCGGACGCCTACTACGCCGAGGACAAGAAGGCGGAGGCCCTGGATCACGCGCTGAAGGGACTGGCGGACAACAAGGAGTCCGAGGGCTGCCTGGCCACGGCGTCGGTCTCCTCCGGGCCGGAAAAAGTGGGCGAGCTCGCTCCCTACTTCGACGCGATGCCGGACCCCGAGGTCGCCTATGAGACAGCCATCGACCACGCGCTGGAGCTTGAAGATGAAGCCGTCGCCAAGGCGCTGCTGGAAATGCTGAAGGCGAAGTCTCCGAAGAGCGACCTGATCGAGATTTACGAAGAGATCTTCGCCGAAGAAGCTGCCGGAGACGACGAGGAGGAGGAGATGGAGGAAAACGCCGGCGAAGACCGCGATTGA
- a CDS encoding OmpA family protein gives MLPRIMTKLGKIVFTIVVLLLAGFAVMRMLGKKDTPPPATSSATPVDAAEMVAPDGDSSIAAEYDFIAPGKAPQLPSPRPYTPQDNTIVLNLSDYAGYAGLIVANGGLEPNDNSWFTKNGGFKLKITLSEEDSWADLQDGKYAATATTVDVLSNYGRQWQGVVPAQVSWSRGADGIIVKKDIKRVNDLKGKTIATSPFSEAEFFIRYLAQEAGLPVVRLDGPEQSRNPEAVNLVFLEDAFEAGDAFLADLKSGGTQLDGCVTWAPKTTEVVTASEGAARQLIDNRNLLVIADILVFNKGFAQARPEVVQKIVEGMLLHNDRIRANPEPHLKTIADGLKWSVEDAREELAKVHLSNLPENLAFFRGAIDEAGSFASVFQIANLAYGAELQPSPVAATYFADTKALEAIAAGGTLSSQVASIQPIKTTDQAPIEQDPLLTRDIRFYFLPNSAELDMDNKENHDFLSNVNHLLGVSPGSMILMRGHVDDAQKETFRTQGGESLVRKMALKAMELSTQRAEEVKRRLLEKYPSIKTDRLEVIGRGWEEPAGRDSELNRRVEVQWFTVE, from the coding sequence ATGCTCCCCCGCATCATGACCAAGCTCGGAAAGATCGTCTTCACCATCGTGGTCCTGCTCCTCGCCGGATTCGCCGTGATGCGGATGCTGGGGAAAAAGGACACGCCGCCCCCAGCCACGTCCTCGGCCACACCCGTGGATGCCGCGGAAATGGTAGCGCCCGATGGCGACAGCAGCATCGCCGCCGAGTACGACTTCATCGCGCCGGGCAAGGCCCCGCAGCTCCCCTCGCCCCGGCCCTACACGCCGCAGGACAATACCATCGTCCTGAATCTCTCCGACTACGCGGGCTACGCCGGCCTCATCGTGGCGAATGGCGGCCTGGAGCCGAATGACAACTCATGGTTCACGAAGAACGGCGGCTTCAAGCTGAAGATCACCCTCAGCGAGGAGGACTCGTGGGCGGACCTGCAGGACGGGAAATACGCCGCCACCGCCACCACCGTGGACGTGCTGTCAAACTACGGCCGCCAGTGGCAGGGCGTGGTGCCCGCGCAGGTCTCCTGGTCGCGCGGTGCCGACGGCATCATCGTGAAGAAGGACATCAAGCGCGTGAATGACCTGAAGGGAAAGACCATCGCCACCTCGCCCTTCAGCGAGGCGGAGTTCTTCATCCGCTACCTCGCCCAGGAGGCCGGCCTGCCGGTCGTGCGGCTGGATGGCCCGGAGCAGTCGCGGAATCCCGAGGCGGTGAATCTCGTCTTCCTCGAGGATGCCTTCGAGGCCGGGGATGCCTTCCTCGCCGACCTGAAGTCCGGCGGCACCCAGCTCGACGGCTGCGTCACCTGGGCGCCAAAGACCACCGAGGTGGTCACCGCATCCGAAGGGGCTGCCCGCCAGCTCATCGACAATCGCAACCTGCTCGTCATCGCCGACATCCTCGTCTTCAACAAGGGCTTCGCCCAGGCCCGGCCGGAAGTCGTCCAGAAGATCGTGGAAGGCATGCTGCTCCACAACGACCGCATCCGCGCCAATCCCGAGCCGCACCTGAAGACCATCGCCGATGGTCTGAAGTGGAGCGTGGAGGACGCGCGCGAGGAGCTGGCGAAGGTCCACCTTTCGAATCTGCCGGAAAACCTCGCTTTCTTCCGCGGGGCCATCGATGAGGCGGGCTCCTTCGCCTCCGTCTTCCAGATCGCGAATCTCGCCTACGGGGCCGAGCTCCAGCCGTCGCCCGTGGCCGCCACCTACTTCGCCGACACGAAGGCGCTGGAAGCCATCGCCGCCGGTGGCACGCTCTCCTCGCAGGTCGCCTCCATCCAGCCGATCAAGACCACCGACCAGGCACCCATCGAGCAGGACCCGCTGCTGACCCGCGACATCCGCTTCTACTTCCTGCCGAATAGCGCCGAGCTGGACATGGACAACAAGGAGAACCACGACTTCCTCTCCAATGTGAACCACCTCCTCGGCGTCTCTCCCGGCTCCATGATCCTCATGCGCGGCCACGTGGATGACGCGCAGAAGGAAACCTTCCGCACCCAGGGCGGAGAGTCCCTCGTCCGGAAGATGGCGCTCAAGGCCATGGAACTCTCCACCCAGCGCGCCGAGGAAGTGAAACGCCGCCTGCTGGAAAAGTATCCCTCCATCAAGACCGACCGTCTCGAAGTCATCGGCCGCGGCTGGGAAGAGCCCGCCGGCCGCGACTCCGAGCTGAATCGCCGCGTGGAGGTCCAGTGGTTCACGGTGGAGTGA